In one Paenibacillus sp. JQZ6Y-1 genomic region, the following are encoded:
- a CDS encoding HelD family protein — protein MDKDFQSAYQEEQEKLRLTLDEVDTQLQRLTGIPVYTGHDFTEQVLEAGREQQRQTLAKSAREPYFGRLDFAEGEDGERRPLYIGKVGVGKSEIDEQPLVVDWRAPVASLFYSFTGGEEIAEYEAPEGLVQGLVYLKRNLVIRQRELERLADTYDRHSTEPVVTDEFLVYRLGENKDNKLRDIVSTIQAEQDRIIRAVKNTALIIQGVAGSGKTTVALHRLAFLLYQYQEQVSAEKMIIFAPNNMFLDYISEVLPELGVGDIQQSTFADWAQQLLESDLKLVPTSDTYEQWFERSDRPDVHDGTPSRYKGSLAFMQLLERYVELLEQVAVPDMDFSPWDGAVLKREEILEWYNVEYRPYPLAKRKERVLARVHRWVEMRLKKAPSETIRKERKKKATQREKAYANKWPKYEPLALYKQLFKASKSTLTAEQLEPLWNELPDGMLKAVSVELKKDRFRDEDLPALVYIHTLLNEMDGNQRFDHVVIDEAQDFSPFHVALLNLYVRGGSFTILGDLSQGIHAYRGVHAWEEMSTLFPQEQTDYFPLTRSYRSTMEIIEFANIILEHGVRNGITAVPVFRSGDPVRMLPCSGDQRVDTIIAHWQELQGKQFRTSAILTRTLHEAKELHEQLTSAGLELNLIDGGKATYQGGHSILPVYLSKGLEFDAVMLTDVDAQHYRNDPWDARLLYVGCTRALHELWLLHGDDLPEYVRQPETEHSHSQV, from the coding sequence ATGGACAAGGATTTTCAAAGTGCCTATCAAGAAGAGCAGGAGAAACTGAGGCTCACGCTGGATGAGGTGGATACACAGCTTCAACGGTTAACCGGCATTCCGGTTTACACCGGGCATGACTTTACCGAGCAGGTATTGGAAGCAGGTCGGGAGCAGCAGCGCCAGACACTGGCAAAGAGCGCACGGGAACCTTATTTTGGTCGACTTGATTTTGCTGAGGGAGAGGATGGCGAACGTCGTCCATTGTATATCGGCAAAGTAGGGGTCGGCAAATCGGAAATTGACGAGCAGCCGCTCGTCGTGGATTGGCGAGCACCGGTTGCCAGTCTGTTTTACTCGTTTACCGGCGGCGAGGAGATAGCGGAGTATGAAGCGCCGGAAGGCTTGGTGCAAGGGCTTGTGTATTTGAAACGAAATCTAGTCATCCGTCAGCGTGAGCTGGAACGGCTTGCCGATACGTATGATCGTCATAGCACTGAGCCGGTGGTGACGGACGAGTTTCTGGTGTACCGTCTGGGTGAGAACAAGGACAACAAGCTGCGAGATATCGTGTCTACTATTCAAGCGGAGCAGGATCGTATCATCCGCGCGGTGAAGAATACCGCACTCATCATTCAGGGCGTCGCCGGTAGTGGAAAAACAACCGTCGCCCTGCATCGACTTGCGTTTCTGCTGTACCAGTATCAAGAGCAGGTATCCGCAGAGAAAATGATTATTTTTGCACCGAATAATATGTTTCTGGATTATATCTCCGAAGTGCTGCCAGAGCTGGGTGTAGGCGATATTCAGCAGAGCACATTTGCCGATTGGGCGCAGCAATTGCTGGAAAGCGATCTGAAGCTAGTACCGACATCCGACACGTACGAGCAGTGGTTTGAACGGTCGGATCGACCGGATGTGCATGACGGTACGCCTTCTCGCTACAAAGGCTCGCTTGCCTTTATGCAGCTGTTGGAACGGTATGTAGAGCTGCTAGAGCAGGTAGCAGTGCCAGATATGGATTTCAGTCCATGGGATGGCGCGGTGCTGAAGCGGGAAGAGATTCTGGAGTGGTACAATGTCGAGTATCGCCCCTATCCGCTAGCTAAACGCAAAGAGCGCGTACTGGCGCGCGTGCATCGCTGGGTAGAAATGCGTTTGAAAAAAGCACCTTCCGAAACCATTCGCAAGGAGCGTAAAAAGAAAGCGACTCAGCGCGAAAAAGCGTATGCCAACAAGTGGCCCAAATACGAGCCGTTGGCGCTGTACAAGCAGCTATTCAAAGCAAGCAAAAGTACACTTACTGCGGAACAACTGGAACCGCTTTGGAATGAATTACCGGATGGTATGCTCAAAGCCGTCTCGGTCGAGCTGAAAAAAGATCGTTTCCGCGATGAGGATTTGCCAGCACTGGTGTATATTCATACGCTGCTGAACGAGATGGACGGCAACCAGCGCTTTGACCATGTGGTCATTGACGAAGCGCAGGATTTCTCGCCTTTTCATGTGGCGCTATTGAATCTGTATGTACGTGGCGGTTCCTTTACGATTCTGGGCGATCTGTCGCAGGGCATTCATGCGTATCGCGGTGTACATGCGTGGGAAGAGATGAGTACGTTGTTCCCGCAGGAGCAGACGGACTATTTTCCACTGACGCGAAGCTATCGGTCGACGATGGAGATTATTGAGTTTGCCAATATCATTCTAGAGCATGGTGTACGTAATGGGATTACCGCTGTGCCAGTATTCCGCAGTGGTGATCCGGTGCGCATGCTACCATGCTCAGGCGATCAGCGCGTGGATACCATCATCGCTCACTGGCAGGAATTACAGGGCAAACAATTCCGCACCAGCGCTATTTTGACCCGTACGCTGCATGAAGCGAAGGAGCTACATGAACAGCTGACCAGCGCCGGATTGGAGCTGAATCTGATCGACGGCGGGAAAGCGACGTATCAGGGCGGGCATTCTATTTTACCAGTGTATCTGTCCAAAGGATTGGAGTTTGACGCAGTTATGCTGACGGATGTGGATGCGCAGCATTATCGCAATGATCCGTGGGACGCAAGACTGCTATATGTCGGCTGTACGCGTGCCTTGCACGAACTGTGGCTGCTGCATGGTGATGATCTACCGGAGTATGTGCGTCAACCGGAAACAGAACATAGCCATTCACAAGTATAA
- a CDS encoding tRNA threonylcarbamoyladenosine dehydratase gives MLNQFSRTELAFGPEGIEVMKNSTVAVLGIGGVGSIAVEALARTGVGRIILIDKDVVDITNINRQIHALTTTVGQKKADLMVERAKLINPECDAIALNMFYTEETYEELFKYDLDYVIDASDTIIYKVHLIKECLKRNIPIISSMGAANKIDPTRFQVADISKTHMDPIARVVRTKLRKDGIRKGVKVVFSTEEPKKPRQDVTQKIVPENAPEIRKAKQPPASNAFVPPVAGLIMVSVTVRELLEKHGIEL, from the coding sequence ATGCTAAATCAATTTTCTCGTACCGAGCTTGCGTTTGGACCAGAAGGTATTGAAGTGATGAAAAATAGCACCGTTGCTGTACTCGGTATCGGCGGCGTTGGTTCCATTGCCGTTGAAGCGCTGGCACGTACTGGCGTTGGTCGCATCATTCTGATCGACAAGGATGTCGTGGACATCACAAACATCAACCGCCAGATTCATGCACTGACCACCACCGTCGGTCAGAAAAAGGCAGACCTGATGGTTGAGCGCGCCAAGCTGATTAACCCAGAATGTGATGCGATTGCACTGAATATGTTTTACACGGAAGAGACGTATGAGGAGCTGTTCAAATACGATCTGGATTATGTCATCGACGCGTCGGATACGATCATTTACAAAGTCCATCTGATCAAAGAGTGTCTGAAGCGCAATATTCCGATCATTTCCAGTATGGGTGCTGCTAACAAAATCGATCCGACTCGCTTCCAAGTCGCCGATATTTCCAAAACCCATATGGACCCGATCGCTCGCGTCGTACGCACAAAGCTGCGTAAAGATGGCATTCGCAAAGGCGTGAAGGTTGTCTTCTCGACTGAGGAGCCGAAAAAACCGCGTCAGGATGTGACCCAGAAGATCGTTCCTGAAAATGCACCAGAGATTCGCAAAGCGAAACAACCACCAGCAAGTAACGCGTTTGTCCCGCCAGTTGCTGGTCTGATCATGGTGAGCGTGACCGTTCGTGAACTGCTGGAAAAGCACGGAATTGAACTGTAA
- the aspS gene encoding aspartate--tRNA ligase — MLRTHNCGKLTADNIGETVTLNGWVQTRRDLGGVLFIDLRDRSGIVQIVFNPSYSGDALQIADRVRSEYVLSVKGEVVRRDEETINANLPTGDIEVRITEIEVINAAKTPPFFIEDGVEVDESLRMKYRYLDLRRPEMQQTLILRSKATKVFRDFLDEQGFIDVETPILTKSTPEGARDYLVPSRVHEGEFFALPQSPQIYKQLLMVSGLERYYQIARCFRDEDLRADRQPEFTQVDIETSFVDRDELLGMMEQLMVRLFKETINVDIPVPFQRITHAEAMDKYGSDKPDLRFGLELVNVSHIVANSGAKVFATVIEKGGEVKVLNAKGCGTWTRKEIDSLEPYAKRYGAKGLAWIQVKEGEFRGPIVKFLGEDEIQQLRETTNAEEGDLLLFSADTKKVVADVLGAMRLKIGRDLGLIDDKAYKFAWVVDFPLLGYDETSKRYVAEHHPFTRPYEEDLELFNTDPGKIRAQAYDIVLNGYEVGGGSQRIYQRDLQEKMFEMLGFTPEAAREQFGFLMDAFEYGTPPHGGIAFGLDRLVMLLAGRTNLRETIAFPKTASATDLLMDAPAPVDQAQLEDLHIRLAPKKPVIDKN, encoded by the coding sequence ATGTTAAGGACTCATAACTGCGGAAAGCTGACCGCCGACAACATCGGCGAGACAGTAACATTGAATGGATGGGTGCAAACTCGTCGTGACTTAGGGGGCGTACTATTTATCGATTTGCGCGATCGCAGCGGAATCGTACAGATCGTATTCAACCCGTCGTACTCCGGCGATGCACTGCAAATCGCTGATCGTGTCCGTAGTGAATATGTATTGTCTGTTAAAGGTGAAGTTGTTCGCCGTGACGAAGAAACAATCAACGCGAACCTGCCAACGGGCGATATCGAAGTACGTATTACCGAAATCGAAGTGATCAATGCAGCGAAAACTCCGCCATTCTTTATCGAAGATGGGGTAGAGGTAGACGAATCGCTGCGTATGAAATATCGCTATCTGGACCTGCGTCGTCCTGAAATGCAGCAGACGCTCATTCTGCGCTCCAAAGCGACGAAAGTATTCCGTGACTTCCTCGATGAGCAAGGCTTTATCGATGTAGAAACGCCAATCCTGACAAAGAGTACACCGGAAGGCGCGCGTGACTATCTCGTACCAAGCCGTGTGCACGAAGGCGAATTCTTCGCACTGCCACAATCGCCACAAATTTACAAACAGCTGCTGATGGTGAGTGGTCTGGAACGGTATTACCAAATTGCTCGTTGTTTCCGTGACGAGGATCTGCGTGCGGATCGTCAGCCTGAATTTACGCAGGTCGACATCGAGACTTCCTTTGTAGATCGTGATGAGCTGCTGGGTATGATGGAGCAACTGATGGTGCGTCTGTTCAAAGAAACCATCAACGTGGACATCCCAGTTCCATTCCAACGTATCACTCATGCAGAAGCAATGGACAAATACGGCTCTGACAAACCGGATCTGCGCTTCGGTCTGGAACTGGTAAACGTTAGCCATATCGTTGCTAACAGTGGTGCGAAGGTGTTCGCAACTGTGATTGAAAAAGGCGGCGAAGTCAAAGTACTCAACGCGAAAGGCTGCGGTACATGGACACGGAAAGAAATCGACAGTCTAGAACCATACGCGAAGCGTTACGGTGCGAAAGGTCTGGCATGGATTCAAGTCAAAGAAGGCGAATTCCGCGGTCCAATCGTGAAATTCCTCGGCGAAGACGAGATTCAACAGCTGCGTGAAACGACCAATGCCGAAGAAGGCGATCTGCTGTTGTTCTCCGCAGATACCAAAAAAGTCGTTGCTGATGTACTGGGCGCAATGCGTCTGAAAATCGGTCGTGACCTCGGTCTGATCGACGACAAAGCATACAAATTCGCATGGGTTGTGGACTTCCCACTGCTCGGTTACGACGAGACATCCAAGCGCTATGTAGCGGAGCATCATCCGTTCACCCGTCCATACGAAGAAGATTTGGAACTGTTCAACACCGATCCAGGCAAAATCCGCGCACAAGCATACGATATCGTACTGAACGGCTACGAAGTGGGCGGCGGTTCCCAACGTATTTACCAACGCGATCTGCAAGAGAAAATGTTCGAAATGCTCGGCTTCACACCAGAAGCAGCACGCGAGCAATTCGGCTTCCTGATGGATGCGTTTGAATATGGTACGCCACCACACGGCGGTATTGCCTTCGGTCTTGACCGTCTCGTGATGCTGCTGGCTGGTCGCACCAACCTGCGCGAAACGATTGCTTTCCCGAAAACGGCAAGCGCAACCGACCTGCTTATGGATGCACCAGCACCAGTCGACCAAGCTCAACTGGAAGACCTGCATATCCGTCTGGCTCCGAAAAAGCCAGTGATCGACAAAAACTAA
- the hisS gene encoding histidine--tRNA ligase: MAFQKPTGTQDFLPGTVEKWQYVEEKAREMCRRFNYREIRTPLFEQTELFQRGVGETTDVVQKEMYTFEDKGGRSMTLRPEGTAGVVRAYAENKLYGLPDVTKLYYMGPMFRYERPQAGRYRQFHQFGVEAFGSVDPAIDVEVIALGLEFFKELGLKDVTVEINSVGTSETRAAYNEALLGFLRPMKDTLCKDCQHRMERNPMRVLDCKVDQDKFVGAPSILDSLDEDSRAYFQQVRDYLTAMEIDYTVNERLVRGLDYYTHTAFEYKAQGIGAIDTIGGGGRYNKLVSEVGGPEQPGIGFGIGMERLQLILESQGVEVPASKPLDVYLIALGEAAEKETVKQLFKLRTLGFAAERDYLGRKMKAQMKSADRLEARYTAILGDDELANGEIALKHMATGDQQTVKLAELANHLK, encoded by the coding sequence ATGGCGTTTCAAAAACCGACAGGCACGCAGGATTTTCTACCAGGCACTGTGGAGAAATGGCAGTATGTCGAGGAAAAAGCAAGAGAGATGTGCAGACGGTTCAATTACCGTGAGATTCGTACACCGCTGTTTGAGCAAACCGAGTTGTTCCAGCGTGGCGTTGGCGAAACAACTGATGTGGTACAAAAGGAAATGTACACCTTTGAAGACAAGGGCGGCCGCAGCATGACGTTGCGTCCAGAAGGCACGGCTGGCGTTGTTCGCGCGTATGCGGAGAACAAGCTGTACGGACTGCCGGATGTGACGAAGCTGTATTACATGGGACCAATGTTCCGGTATGAGCGTCCGCAGGCTGGACGTTATCGTCAATTCCACCAATTCGGCGTGGAGGCATTCGGTTCGGTCGATCCGGCGATTGATGTAGAAGTGATCGCACTCGGATTGGAGTTTTTCAAAGAGCTGGGCTTGAAGGATGTCACAGTGGAAATCAACTCGGTCGGAACGTCGGAGACGCGTGCCGCTTATAACGAAGCATTGCTCGGCTTCCTGCGTCCGATGAAAGATACACTGTGCAAAGATTGCCAGCACCGGATGGAACGCAATCCAATGCGTGTACTCGACTGTAAAGTGGATCAGGACAAATTTGTCGGCGCACCATCCATTTTGGATAGTCTCGATGAAGACAGTCGTGCGTACTTCCAGCAGGTACGGGATTATCTGACAGCGATGGAGATTGACTATACCGTCAACGAACGACTGGTGCGTGGACTAGATTATTACACGCATACGGCGTTTGAATACAAAGCGCAAGGCATCGGCGCCATCGATACGATTGGCGGCGGCGGACGCTATAACAAACTCGTTTCTGAAGTGGGCGGACCGGAACAACCGGGTATCGGCTTTGGAATCGGGATGGAGCGTTTGCAGTTAATTTTGGAAAGTCAGGGTGTAGAAGTACCAGCAAGCAAGCCGCTGGACGTCTATTTAATTGCACTCGGCGAAGCTGCTGAGAAAGAAACAGTGAAACAGCTATTCAAGCTACGTACACTCGGCTTTGCGGCAGAACGCGATTATCTGGGTCGCAAAATGAAGGCTCAAATGAAATCCGCTGACCGTCTAGAAGCGCGCTACACCGCCATTCTAGGTGATGATGAGCTGGCAAACGGCGAAATCGCACTCAAGCATATGGCAACAGGCGACCAGCAAACCGTTAAGCTGGCAGAGCTGGCGAATCACCTGAAATAA
- a CDS encoding type 1 glutamine amidotransferase domain-containing protein: protein MSKIAFLLANEFEDSEMQVPYDELTKAGHQADIIGLEKGEKVTGKNGKAEYTIEKAISEVQASDYDALVIPGGSSPENLRLDPNVLNFVTEISQANKTIGAICHGPQILASADLLKGRTITSYPPLKVDMINAGANFQDGEAIVDGNYITSRTPKDEPAFVRELLKVL, encoded by the coding sequence ATGAGTAAAATCGCTTTTCTGTTGGCAAATGAATTTGAAGATAGCGAAATGCAGGTACCGTACGACGAACTGACCAAAGCCGGTCATCAGGCAGACATTATCGGTCTGGAAAAAGGCGAGAAGGTTACTGGTAAAAATGGTAAAGCTGAATATACAATTGAAAAAGCAATTAGCGAGGTACAGGCATCTGATTACGACGCGCTCGTTATTCCGGGCGGATCTTCTCCAGAAAACCTGCGTCTCGATCCGAATGTACTGAATTTCGTAACTGAAATCAGTCAAGCAAACAAAACGATCGGTGCGATCTGCCACGGCCCGCAAATTCTGGCAAGTGCTGATCTGCTAAAAGGTCGCACGATTACATCGTACCCACCACTCAAAGTGGATATGATTAATGCTGGCGCTAACTTCCAAGATGGTGAAGCGATTGTGGATGGCAACTATATCACATCCCGTACACCCAAAGACGAGCCCGCCTTCGTACGCGAGCTGTTAAAAGTATTGTAA
- the dtd gene encoding D-aminoacyl-tRNA deacylase: protein MRVVIQRCKHASVTVNEEIVGQVGKGLMVLVGVTHGDTIEDAEYLAGKVAGIRIFEDEHGKMNLGISDIGGQVLSVSQFTLYGDSRKGRRPSFIDAARPEQAVPVYEAFNESLRRQGLTVETGKFGADMDVALTNWGPVTLIIDSPAKAESSI from the coding sequence ATGAGAGTCGTTATTCAACGCTGTAAGCACGCATCCGTAACCGTCAACGAGGAGATTGTCGGTCAGGTTGGCAAAGGGCTAATGGTGCTGGTTGGGGTTACCCACGGAGATACGATCGAAGATGCGGAGTATCTGGCAGGCAAGGTAGCCGGTATTCGTATTTTTGAAGATGAACATGGCAAAATGAATCTAGGCATCAGCGATATAGGAGGGCAAGTGCTGTCGGTATCGCAGTTCACGCTCTATGGCGATAGCCGGAAAGGTAGACGTCCTAGCTTTATTGATGCAGCGCGACCGGAACAAGCGGTGCCTGTGTATGAAGCGTTCAATGAGTCGTTACGCCGTCAAGGATTGACGGTGGAAACAGGCAAATTTGGTGCTGATATGGACGTAGCACTGACCAATTGGGGACCGGTGACACTGATTATTGATAGCCCAGCCAAAGCGGAATCGTCCATCTAA
- a CDS encoding RelA/SpoT family protein codes for MGIERLLEKASAYIKPKDLERVNEAYEFAEQAHHGQVRKSGEPYILHPLAVADIVVGMEMDTISIIAALLHDVVEDTTVSLEEIRSRFGDTCAMLVDGLTKLERIKFRSKEEQQNENYRKMFIAMAQDIRVIVIKLADRLHNMRTLKYQSEESQRRIAYETLEIFCPVAHRLGISAIKWEMEDIALRYLNPQQYYRIANLMHKKRAEREQYIDNVIDRIHEKLKEMGIDADLSGRPKHIYSVYQKMTNKNKQFNEIYDLLAIRIIVDNIKDCYATLGIIHTLWKPMPGRFKDYIAMPKPNMYQSLHTTVVGPNGEPTEVQIRTWDMHRTAEFGIAAHWAYKEGGSNGGVMENKVPFFKEILELQHEAQDASEFVESLKMDFFSDLVFVFTPKGEVIELPNGSVPLDFAYRIHTEVGNRTIGAKVNGRIVPLDHRLKTGDIIEILTSKHSYGPSQDWLKIAQSSHARSKIKQWYKKEKREENVQKGREALEREMKRLNLEPSVWLTDDKLLEVGKKFAFHDVEDMLAAIGFSGITAAQICTRLTEKLRREQEESNVIELSSQVKEVKTAAPEQKRRPTHGVSIKGVDNLLVRFARCCNPVPGDDIVGYVTRGRGVSVHRSDCTNVPDVSDNSEAARVIEVEWEDAVEANYNVDIEITGHDRRGLLNEVLQTVAESKTNISAVSGRSDKNKMAMIHMTIMIRNTDHLQSVVDKIKRVQDVYTVHRIMQ; via the coding sequence ATGGGCATAGAGCGATTACTCGAAAAGGCGTCCGCCTATATAAAACCAAAGGATCTGGAGCGCGTCAATGAAGCGTATGAGTTTGCTGAGCAGGCTCACCACGGTCAAGTACGCAAATCTGGAGAACCTTATATTTTGCATCCACTGGCAGTTGCAGATATTGTTGTGGGCATGGAGATGGACACCATCTCGATCATCGCCGCGCTGCTGCATGATGTTGTTGAAGATACAACAGTATCCCTCGAAGAAATCCGTAGCCGCTTTGGTGATACCTGTGCGATGCTGGTTGATGGTCTGACCAAACTTGAACGGATCAAATTCCGCTCCAAGGAAGAACAGCAAAACGAAAACTACCGTAAAATGTTTATTGCGATGGCGCAGGATATTCGGGTTATCGTTATCAAACTAGCTGACCGTCTGCACAATATGCGTACGCTCAAATACCAGTCCGAAGAAAGTCAGCGCCGGATCGCTTACGAAACGCTGGAAATCTTCTGTCCGGTTGCGCATCGTCTCGGTATCTCTGCGATCAAATGGGAGATGGAGGATATTGCACTCCGCTATTTGAATCCGCAGCAATACTACCGCATCGCTAATCTGATGCACAAAAAACGTGCGGAACGCGAGCAGTATATCGATAACGTCATTGACCGTATCCATGAGAAGCTCAAGGAGATGGGCATTGACGCCGATCTGTCTGGACGTCCAAAGCATATTTACAGCGTCTATCAAAAGATGACGAACAAAAACAAGCAATTTAACGAAATTTACGATCTGCTTGCGATTCGTATTATCGTTGACAATATCAAAGATTGTTATGCCACGCTTGGTATCATTCACACCTTGTGGAAACCAATGCCGGGTCGATTCAAAGATTATATCGCTATGCCGAAGCCGAATATGTATCAATCGCTGCATACAACGGTAGTAGGACCAAACGGTGAGCCGACCGAAGTGCAAATTCGTACCTGGGATATGCACCGTACGGCTGAATTCGGTATCGCTGCACACTGGGCGTATAAAGAAGGCGGCTCCAATGGCGGCGTGATGGAGAATAAAGTTCCTTTTTTCAAAGAGATTTTGGAGCTTCAGCACGAAGCTCAGGATGCGTCCGAGTTTGTCGAATCGCTGAAAATGGACTTTTTCTCCGATCTGGTCTTTGTATTTACGCCAAAAGGGGAAGTTATCGAATTGCCGAATGGCTCGGTGCCGCTTGATTTTGCGTATCGAATTCATACCGAGGTCGGTAACCGTACAATTGGTGCGAAGGTGAACGGACGAATCGTACCGCTGGATCATCGTTTGAAAACAGGCGATATTATTGAGATTTTGACATCCAAGCATTCATATGGACCAAGTCAAGACTGGCTGAAGATTGCCCAGTCTTCCCATGCACGGAGCAAAATCAAGCAGTGGTACAAAAAGGAAAAACGCGAGGAGAATGTACAGAAGGGTCGCGAAGCGCTAGAGCGTGAAATGAAGCGTTTGAACCTTGAGCCTTCTGTATGGCTGACCGATGATAAGCTGCTGGAAGTCGGTAAAAAGTTTGCTTTCCACGATGTTGAGGATATGCTGGCAGCAATCGGATTCAGCGGCATTACTGCGGCACAAATCTGTACGCGTCTGACCGAGAAACTGCGCCGGGAGCAGGAAGAATCCAATGTGATCGAACTGTCCTCGCAGGTAAAAGAAGTCAAAACCGCTGCACCGGAGCAAAAGCGTCGTCCAACGCATGGTGTCAGCATCAAGGGCGTCGACAATCTGCTCGTCCGCTTTGCACGTTGCTGCAATCCGGTTCCGGGCGATGATATTGTCGGTTATGTAACCCGTGGTCGCGGTGTATCGGTTCACCGTAGCGACTGTACGAACGTGCCAGATGTGAGCGACAATAGCGAAGCAGCACGTGTGATCGAAGTGGAGTGGGAAGATGCGGTGGAAGCGAACTACAACGTGGACATCGAGATCACTGGTCATGATCGCCGTGGATTGCTAAACGAAGTGCTGCAAACGGTAGCTGAGAGCAAAACCAATATCTCTGCCGTCTCTGGACGCTCAGATAAGAATAAAATGGCGATGATTCATATGACCATCATGATCCGCAATACCGATCATCTGCAATCCGTCGTCGACAAAATTAAACGCGTGCAGGATGTATATACCGTGCACCGGATTATGCAATAA
- the uraA gene encoding uracil permease has protein sequence MQREIQVNEKLSFGPGLLLSLQHLFAMFGSTVLVPNLFKVDPGMILLMNGIGTLLYIWICRGKIPAYLGSSFAFIAPVTLVLTKYGYDDTGYSLALGAFIVTGVIFLLVALLVKYAGTGWIDIVFPPAAMGAIVALIGLELIPVAAQMAGFIAPSGVDAATWTPDGKVVTLSLVTLGVTLIGAVTFRGFPKIIHILIGIVVGYALAFPLGLADTTRITEASLIQLPHVTTPTFNWSVILTIIPVALVVIVEHVGHLLVTGNIVGKNLSKDPGLHRSLMGNGISTIISGFVGSTPNTTYGENIGVMALTRVYSVYVIGGAAIIAIVLSFSGTFTGAVSAIPTPVMGGVSLLLFGVIAASGLRILVEQKVDYSKAQNMLLTTVVLITGLSGATVTFGTVQLKGMALATIVGIVLSLFFRILHVTGLSNDKNDEAPPAKIPD, from the coding sequence GTGCAGCGTGAAATTCAAGTAAATGAAAAACTGTCGTTCGGACCGGGACTGCTGCTCAGCTTACAGCATCTTTTTGCCATGTTCGGAAGTACGGTACTTGTACCGAATCTGTTCAAGGTCGATCCCGGCATGATTTTGCTGATGAACGGTATCGGTACGCTGCTGTACATCTGGATCTGTCGCGGCAAAATCCCCGCCTATCTCGGTTCCAGCTTTGCCTTTATTGCACCGGTTACCCTCGTATTGACCAAATACGGCTATGATGATACCGGCTATTCACTGGCGCTCGGCGCTTTTATCGTGACTGGTGTTATCTTTCTGCTCGTCGCTCTGCTGGTCAAATATGCAGGCACAGGCTGGATTGATATTGTATTCCCACCAGCTGCCATGGGTGCTATCGTCGCCCTGATCGGTTTGGAGCTGATCCCTGTCGCTGCACAAATGGCAGGCTTTATCGCTCCATCTGGCGTAGATGCAGCAACGTGGACACCAGATGGTAAAGTCGTTACGCTGTCGCTGGTCACACTCGGCGTAACACTGATCGGCGCCGTTACGTTCCGCGGCTTCCCCAAAATCATTCATATTCTGATCGGGATTGTTGTCGGTTATGCGCTGGCATTCCCACTTGGTCTGGCAGATACGACCCGTATTACCGAAGCCAGCCTAATCCAGCTGCCACATGTCACAACGCCAACATTCAACTGGTCCGTCATCCTGACGATCATTCCAGTTGCACTGGTCGTTATTGTCGAGCATGTCGGTCACCTGCTCGTCACTGGCAATATCGTTGGCAAGAATTTGTCCAAAGATCCCGGTCTGCATCGCTCACTGATGGGGAACGGAATCTCCACCATCATCTCTGGCTTTGTTGGCTCGACTCCGAATACAACATACGGCGAAAATATTGGCGTCATGGCGCTAACTAGAGTATATTCGGTCTACGTGATCGGCGGCGCGGCGATTATCGCGATTGTGCTGTCGTTCTCCGGTACGTTTACCGGTGCAGTGTCTGCGATTCCGACACCGGTTATGGGCGGTGTATCGCTGCTGCTGTTCGGCGTGATCGCTGCATCCGGCCTGCGCATTCTAGTCGAGCAAAAGGTCGACTACTCCAAGGCGCAAAACATGCTGCTCACTACCGTTGTCCTGATTACCGGTCTGAGTGGTGCGACTGTTACATTCGGCACCGTACAGCTCAAAGGTATGGCACTGGCAACGATCGTAGGCATTGTACTCAGCCTGTTCTTCCGCATTCTGCACGTCACTGGCTTGTCCAACGACAAAAACGACGAAGCGCCGCCTGCGAAGATTCCCGATTAA